Part of the Scylla paramamosain isolate STU-SP2022 chromosome 22, ASM3559412v1, whole genome shotgun sequence genome, CcagcaggactgttttcaagaGCCACTCAGAAAATTGTTCGGGGTCTCACGGGTAATCTTCTTCTCACTAGTGGTGTAAAGTTCTCGTTAAGTTATTGCTagtcttgaaaacacccttgaaaaatccAATTAACATCCACTACAGCCAATGAAAGCAGCCCGGATGAGACACCGAGATGTTTTggaatgattctctctctctctctctctctctctctctctctctctctctctctctctctctctctctctccttttcagcGTCTTTCCTTTCACTAACACCTCGAGaacttatttttattgttattttttttttgtcttagctCCACTCCCGAACATCTCTGCTCCACCGACGCCCAGGTAAGGAATGTCAGGTGTCTAGTGTTCATCTTTTTTCCATTGTTCCCTCGGAGTGACGTGGAGACTGGGAATGGAGTTTGGGTCTATGAAAATATTGTTATCActattcttgtttgttctcGTGCGCTGTAAAAGTTTGGTCGCATGAATATCAGCCATCACaacatttattatcatttattatttatttatttattttttttttgttaggtgtattgggattaggttaggttaggttggtttaggtaaagttgggttaggttaggttaggttaggttaagttaggtaaagttgGGTTAGCTCAGGtggggttaggtgaggttaggttaggtcaaataAGGTCAAATGAGGTTAGATCAagtcaggtgaggttagattaggttacgttaggttgaaTTAGGTCATCAAATGTAagttaacccaacctaacatcATCCAATCAGACCATAACAGAAGTGGCTGACGTTCATGTGACCTGCTACGCTGTAACTCCACCTGTGACCTCCTAACTAAAGCCGTGACGCGATACAGTGACGGGAAGGGATCGAGCAGTGACGTGGTGTGAAGTGATCTAAGTGCAACCAAGTGCTTCCCTTACACTGCAGGACAAGAACCTAAGGGGAAGAATCTGAAGTCCGTGCACGCAAGGGTTCTGTGTTCGTTACCATGAAGTGTATCGCATGGCCTGAAGCACCACGCCAACAACtaacaacagtaaaaacacccttaaaactcatttaacttcaactggagccttttgaaaacaATGGAAGTGCGGAgggaagtgttttagaataggAACCCACACTACACTTGACTGGCTGGCCTGACGAAGGACTGACAGCAGGCGGAGACATCGAGACAACACGTGCACAAACACATCACGACCCGCATTCAGAAACACTACTCTCTCaaccacgactatttccaaaggccacagaaacgcttagctgggttctcaacaCTGTTTCCTCTATTAATAccatagaaatcttgtcaatctctcactagaaccataaaaacacctttaaaaacccgtgtagcttcaactagagccttttgaatgtagtggaggtgtggagaggaagtgttttagaatgtgGTTCCCAGGCTTCCACACGCACACGGGAAAGTCCTCGTCTTCGTCACTGCCTTCGTCAGCGCCTCCCTCTGCGTGCACGAACCTCAACTAAGATTAACTAAGACGAAATATACACCGTTGCTTCCTGCTTAACTAAATTACACCCACACCTCCTTCCTGTACCTCTGCCCTCACTTGTTGTCAACGCCCCCCCTTGCTAGAACCAAAAGCAGGTGGTACGTTAGTCTGTCAGTGCTGTCTGGGGTGCCTCTGTTGGCTCTACCtctcccagccagccagccagccagtgccAATCCGGTCATTCACTTAGGTGCTGGTTAGATCaaagcaatgttttttttttttcacatatattcctgaaataaaaaaaaaaaaatatttgaagcgcgcaaacacacacacacacacacacacacacacacacacacacacacacacacatcacgacCCGCATTCAgaaactctttgctctctcaccacgactattttcaaaggccacagagatgattagccgggttctcgagagtgtttctcctgttaataatgtaaaaatcttattactgtcactagaacagtaaaaaacatccttaaaaacccatgcaaCTTCAACTGGGGCCTTTTGAAAACAATGGAGGTGCGGAGGGAAGTATTTTAGAATATGAACCCACATCACACTTGACTGGCTGGCCTGACGAAGGACTGACAGCTGGCGGAGGCATCGAGGCAACACatgcacaaacagacagacagacgcggcACCAATTCTGGACGTGCCGCTGAATCCTGAACGCGTGAAGCACCACATCCCACTTCACTGCATCACTCACGGGTTCACGGGGCTCAGAACAAACACGCCCATCGCTTCACTCACAACACCGTAAGACTGCAGTGACGGGACTCCTTGCCGTCACTATACAAaccctcaccttcaccaccacaggaCCCATATTATAAACAGTCCCATTAAAACTATCCTCAGACAGATGGTTACCTAAATCCTCACGGGCGTGTTTTTACTAACGATGCGCAccccttgttaaactatcactagaaacaTGACCAAAACACCCTGAGGAAACTTAAATAACCTGTTAGAGCCTGAAAATAGTCGATATAGACGCCGAAGTGACGACAATACCCAGAATACGGGCCAGGAAAGCCACCAACCACACTCAACATACAAACAGAACTGCGCTTCCTTGGCAGACTCTACGCCCCGCCGCAGTCTACAGCCACACCTCTTTACTGTTGGCCACTAGTCATACCCTATCGTCGGCCACCTCAGTTGCAGGGGGAGGACAGCTTGGCAGGGGTGTTCTCCTGGCCCGCGTAGGTGGTGCGTGGCCCAGACGGGGACGTCGGGCCGGCCATCGCGGGGTTCTTGTCGCTGAAGTACCCACTGGGCTTCGGCTTGAGGTGGCGGTTGTTCATCTCCATGTGCACGATCTTCATAAACTCCATCTGCGCCGCCAgcttctgtatctcctcctGCGGGgacagagtggtggtggtggtggtggtagcagtagtagttgtaatgagtaataataatagttgtagtttttgtagtagtagtaaagagctACGTATATAAGTATCAGCAGCCTAGCACCTCACCATGAACagcataaaataataacaacagcaacaattaaaacaacaacaaaacaacaaaaaacaaaaaaatcaacaggaaaaacagtgcctcctccaccccacgCAACCAAAGCAGGAAGGTTATAGAAAACGTGCAAcgagtataaaagaaaaaaagaaaaaaaatactgagaaccTTCACTAAACATCAAAGGCATCACAGAGGGAGATTATTGGCAACAAACACGTACCAACCTACCTACCGTGGCCCTTTCAAAATGTCAGCTGGCTCCTTATCTCTTCCTGTGAATGAAAAACACgcttgggagggaaggagggagggagtgacagggaggtagggagggagactgggagggactgggagggagaggaatggaagcaggcaggcaggaggtagagagggaggaagggggatagGGAAGTAAGGATGGAAGAAGTGGGGGGGGAGTAACAGGGAGGGAgtggaatgaaaggagggaggtagggaagaagTGGGAGACAGaagcagggaggcaagcaaggaGGGAGTGGCAGGGAGGCAGAGGATGGATTTAAGTGAAGGGATTTTCTGTTTCTGCAAACGTTCCTTTTTCtgtcatattttctttaccaAGCATGAAGAAGTATATTAaaccacaagaaaataaaaaaaaaaagacacgagatGAAAGAGATTATTTGGATGAAAATTTAATAAGCTAATCTTTTTTGCATCTTCACTAACACTGCATTCTTTAAATATACTTTTCACTTACAAAGGATGACGAAAATGAACTCAAGTATCCAGctaagagaaaacgaaaagaaaacgaaaagcagAAAACGGGAAATTATTTGCTCAAACTACGTTAATCTCGCTTGGATCTTTGCCCTCGCCGCAGTTCTCATGTGAACTCAGGCAGGGAGGGACGGAGCGCGGTCTGCAGCAGACACAACATTAGGTCGGCAGCATGTTAGCGTCCAGTGAGAGGCgggggagggttggggagggagatgaggctGCGAGAAGGGAGTAGATAGAGGGCTGGTCCCCGATACAGGATCGCCATCAGTataaatattctgaaacacttttaaCTTATTCAGAGGAGTGTACGATTGGTTTGCATGGTTTAAATTGGTCACaaggagaaaaatacagaatagGAAGCTAATCTTGTCTTTTCCAGGCTACAAAACTAATGAAGAATAagttaaggagggaaggaagaaagaaagaaaaaaataaacgagggaaaagaataaaagagaaagaataaaaaggttaatgaaacaagaaggaagTTGAAATATAAAGAATGGAAACAGAAActcagagaagaaaagggaaagtaaaacaacacaagaggaaagaaagaaagagagggaagaaggaaggggaacaagaataatgaaaaaagaaggacaAGCTGGAAAGGAAACgctgaaaaaagtaaataaatgagagagaaaagcagaatgagaataaaaaaaaactgagggcaaaggagaacagagagagagagagagagagagagagagagagagagagagagagagagagagagagagagagagagagagagagagagagaaaggggtagACGAGATTGCATCATAgtgaagaggtggagagatggagggatatTGGAAGAAtgtagagaaggagggagggagggagggagggaggaaaaaaaaagagaaggaaaagaggaaaatgagattgAAAAGGATATGGAGagagtgaagtgaaggaagggagaaggaaggaaggaaggaaggaaaaaaaggaagagaatgcaggaaaacatgaaaaaaaagaaaaaaagggaagatgaagaggaaaggaaaagcaagtgggagagggaaaaaagggaaatggtaaggaaagaaggagagaacgTAGGAATATGAAattaatggaggaagaaaggagtaaggaaaaaaagggaaaatgagagggaaaggaggaaaggaaagggaaacgagaagaaaaagagaaaagaaaagaaaaaatgagaggaaaaggagggaaggaaaggagaggaggagatgaaatgcgaggaaaaggataaaaaaaagagaaagagacgtgagaaacaagagaaaaacggatgaaaaagaaaagaagaggttggCAATgataagaaatggagagaatacTGACAAGGGAAAATCTGGGAATACAAGggcgaggaaggggaaggagagagggaggggagaggccgCCACGGGGAGCATAAGAGACcgtggaccatattctgaaacacctctacGCCGCACCCCCACTACATACTTACAAAAGActcgggtttttaagggtgtttttacagttctaatgacagattaacaagatttctacattatgaacaggggAGACAATTTTGAGGAACAGGCGTGGCGAGGGGAGTCTTTCAGAATATGACCTGGGGAGCAGTAGGGGTGTTTGTTTTAGGTGTACTGTTGCTCTCCCTAAAGACTTCCTTCCATCCTGCCTGACTCCACCAACCCGACACGCCGCCACACtctgtcatggtggtggtggtggtggtggtggtggtattgtagttgtagtagtagtagtagtagttgttgttgttgttgttgttgctacgttcattgtcctctctctctctctctctctctctctctctctctctctctctctctctctctctctctctctctctctctcttaacgtaGATAACGATGTTAATacttaataacaacaacaacaacaacaactgcaataatgataataataataataatattaataataataataataataataatgataataataataataataataataaaattaacaaaataacaacaacaacaacaacaacaacaacaacaacaataaaaactactactactagataaCGATGGTAATacttaataacaacaacaacaacaactgcaataattataataataataataataataataataataataataataataataataataataatgataataataataataataataataataaaattaacaaaataacaacaacaacaacaacaacaataaaaactactactactactattactactacaactactacttcctattaatattagaaaacaaacaaacaagcaaacaaaacaaacaatgacagtaacaacaacaacaacaacaacaacaataatatcccCTTTCATCCCCTCTTCATCACCCTtcatcaccccttcacccccttcACCCACCCTTCATCACCCCCTTCGTCACCCCATCATCACTCCATCAGCCCTCCGCCAGTGCCTTCATCAGCCTCACCTTGAGTTCCTCGTTCTCCTGGGACAAGTCAGCGGGCTCGTCGTTCATCACGCCCAGGCCgttgagggagaagcttgccgTCACGCCCTTGGCTCTGGCCCGGTTATCGTACAGGTCTCCCGTCCCCTGCACGATCCGGTAGAACTGAAACAAGACTCTCActcaggaaaaaaggaaagaagagaaagagaagtgggaaaaaagaagagaaagaggaggataggtTGACAATGATGAGAGAATACAGACAAG contains:
- the LOC135111797 gene encoding probable G-protein coupled receptor CG31760 encodes the protein MVAFHLIIFPDAGPDVKYLFGFLRTQFSTSTTVLLIFGAKFYRIVQGTGDLYDNRARAKGVTASFSLNGLGVMNDEPADLSQENEELKEEIQKLAAQMEFMKIVHMEMNNRHLKPKPSGYFSDKNPAMAGPTSPSGPRTTYAGQENTPAKLSSPCN